The Nostoc sp. UHCC 0926 nucleotide sequence TAAGATTTGTTTGCCTCCGGTTTCGTAGAGAGGATGTGGACTTTTGCGATCCGTTAAATAACTCTTGATGTTTTGGCATGGTATTTATTAAGCAAGAAACTAGCGATCGCCACCGCAGCAATTAATATTAGAAATGTCACTACTACCAGGGCTGCTCCATAACCAAAATCCAAGTAGCGCATCACCGTGGAATAGATATATAGTGACACTACTTCAGTTGCACCACCAGGGCCACCCCCGGTCATCACAGCAATCAAGTCGAAAATCCCGAAAGCTTGAGCAAATCGAAATAGGACTGCAATTAAAATTTGTGGCAGCAGCAGTGGCAGGGTAATATTACGGAAGCTTTGCCAAGCATTTGCCCCATCGACAGAGTAGGCTTCGTAGAGGTCTGCTGATATCGACTGCAAGCCAGCCAACAGCAGAATACTGATAAAGGGTGTAGTTTTCCAAACGTCAGCAAAGATCGCTGCGCTCATCGCCAGAGTTGGATCTCCTAACCAGTTAATTCCAGTTTTAATCAGCCCTAACCGCCGCAGAATATCGTTTACAACCCCAAACTGGTCGTTAAAAATCCAAGCCCATGCCAGACCAATCAGAGCGGTAGGCAAAGCCCAAGGTAGAATGGCAGTTGTCCGCACTACGCCCCGTCCAAAAAACGCCTGATTGAGAACTAGGGCAATCCCCAGTCCTAGCAGTAATTCTGAAAGCACGGATGCTGTTGTAAACACGGTCGTTGCCCATAAACTCTGCCAGAAACGACCATCCCCTGCCATCCGCAGATAATTGTCCAAACCAGAGAATACAGGTTGTAGTTCAGTTCCCAAATTTCTAGTAAATACACTTAACCAGAATGCTCGTAAAATCGGGTAGGCAAATACAAATAATAACAGCAATAATGCTGGTGTTAATAAGAGCCAAGCAGTCCGTTGTTCCCGACTTCGGAGTGAATGCAGATTAGTCATTAGTAATTCTCCCTAGTTCCTAGTTCCTAGTTCCTAGTTCCTAGCAGTCGTCGCGTTTCACTAGCAGCAGCTTGCATTGCTCGTTCCGGATTTATCCGACCGGATAGCGCAGCGCTGAGATAACGCTGCAAAATATCCGATGTTTGGTCATATTGTGCGATCGGCGAACGTAAAACTGCATTGTCCACAACCTCTAGTAACTGCGGATAGTGAGGGTATTTGGCAACAATCTCTGGGTCTGTAAATAAATCCCGGCGACTTGGCACATAGCCTGCACTCAAAATGAATCGGCGCTGTGCCTCCCGACTGGTAAAGTACTGAATTGCTTTCCAAGCTTCTTTGGGATGTTTAGAAGATTTAGCAATCCCTATACCCCAGCCTCCTAAACAAGCTGCACCAGTCTTACCAGGAGCATGAACCATCGGTTTAATTGCAATTTTACCTTGGATTGGCGAATTCTTTGCTTGGGCTAAAGGCCATACATAGGGCCAACTGCGTAAAAACGCTACTTGACCACTTTGGAACAAACGGCGGGTGTCTTCTTCCTGGTAGGTCGTGACTCCAGGAGGAGAAACGCCCTCGCTGACGGTACTATGCAAAAACTCAACGGCCTGTAATGTTTCTGGTCGATCTAGCCCAACCTCGAACGTTTCAGGATTAACCCAGAAGCCACCAAACCCATTAAGGACTTCCACAAACATTGCCACGAGTCCTTCATATTGGCGTCCTTGCCAAACATAGCCCCAATCTACTTCCTGTTTCTTCTGCAAGGCTTGGGAAATTCGGATCAAATCCTCAAAAGTTTCTGGCGGTTTCAATCCTGCTTCTTTGATTAAATCTTCCCGGTAGTAGAGCATTCCCACGTCGGAACGCACGGGAATGCGGTACAGCCTGTTCTGGTAACGTCCGCCTTCTACATCCTTGGGTGAAAATGCTGCCAACTCTTGCTTGGAAATGCGATCATCTAGGGGTAGCAACCATCCAGCAGCAGCAAACTTGGGCGTCCAGATCACGTCCATATTCACCAAATCATAAGGGGATTCACCTAAGATAAAAGATGAGGTGTACAGGTCTTCGAGCAAATTTGTAGCATTTGGCCCCTCAACTAAGTTAATGCGAATGCCTGGGTTCTCAGCCTCAAAGTCTCTAATCAAACCCTGCTTCCAAGGTTGGGCATCTGGGGCAGTAATTAACATATTTAGGGTAACTGGTCGCTGCGAGAGTGCTACCCAATTGAATAATATGATACCCAATAGAATTGCCAGAAAAATCCCTATATGCAAAAAACTTTGTTTTTGGATAAATTTTTGAAGCTTGTTTATTGGGTTTTGATACAACATTATTAATGTAGCGATCGCTAATGGTAATAATTATATAGGAATCCTATTTGATTTCTGAAAAAAAGTACGAGATAATACGGCTGAGTCTACAAGTGTAAAAGCAGACTATGATAAACCAGCATCTACAAACTGCAATACTAAAGACGGAAGTGGCAACTGCAATACCTTCAGTGAGCTTGGCTAACGCAGAGTTACAAGATTTTATCGCTGGAATACCAAGCGTCAGTAGTCACAGGATGAGGCTCTAGTCCCCAAATCAAAACCTCAGTAATCATTGTCTTATTTGTCAATGCGTAAGTTCTGAAGTTGTATAACCGAAATATAGTATGCTAATAACAAGCAACTAACCATCTTTTTAAGCTTTTTAGTCAAGCGAACGCTCGTTTTCCCAGCGTTCGCTTTTAATTTTTCACCAATACCCGTGGCTTCTTGGTAGTGAAAGCCCCCACAAGTCTTAGGCATCATGTAAAAATAAGTCGTACAAAATTTATTTGGAATAGCTTGCTAAATCTAGCTTTCACACAAAAATTGTTCA carries:
- a CDS encoding carbohydrate ABC transporter permease — its product is MTNLHSLRSREQRTAWLLLTPALLLLLFVFAYPILRAFWLSVFTRNLGTELQPVFSGLDNYLRMAGDGRFWQSLWATTVFTTASVLSELLLGLGIALVLNQAFFGRGVVRTTAILPWALPTALIGLAWAWIFNDQFGVVNDILRRLGLIKTGINWLGDPTLAMSAAIFADVWKTTPFISILLLAGLQSISADLYEAYSVDGANAWQSFRNITLPLLLPQILIAVLFRFAQAFGIFDLIAVMTGGGPGGATEVVSLYIYSTVMRYLDFGYGAALVVVTFLILIAAVAIASFLLNKYHAKTSRVI
- a CDS encoding ABC transporter substrate-binding protein, with the translated sequence MLYQNPINKLQKFIQKQSFLHIGIFLAILLGIILFNWVALSQRPVTLNMLITAPDAQPWKQGLIRDFEAENPGIRINLVEGPNATNLLEDLYTSSFILGESPYDLVNMDVIWTPKFAAAGWLLPLDDRISKQELAAFSPKDVEGGRYQNRLYRIPVRSDVGMLYYREDLIKEAGLKPPETFEDLIRISQALQKKQEVDWGYVWQGRQYEGLVAMFVEVLNGFGGFWVNPETFEVGLDRPETLQAVEFLHSTVSEGVSPPGVTTYQEEDTRRLFQSGQVAFLRSWPYVWPLAQAKNSPIQGKIAIKPMVHAPGKTGAACLGGWGIGIAKSSKHPKEAWKAIQYFTSREAQRRFILSAGYVPSRRDLFTDPEIVAKYPHYPQLLEVVDNAVLRSPIAQYDQTSDILQRYLSAALSGRINPERAMQAAASETRRLLGTRN